The following are from one region of the Cytobacillus firmus genome:
- a CDS encoding IscS subfamily cysteine desulfurase — protein MGNIKYFDYAASCPLDREAADAYIKASTEYFGNSRSLHDTGSAAEGLLENCRRELAGILGVKSEGIYFTSGGTESNFLAIAALLSASEKSGKHIITGIAEHSSIHSVLEKLRLEKGYEITKIPFGSDGRIDLKKLSSAVRDDTVLVTIQHGNSEIGTLQPLLEISGICRDRQILLHSDCVHTFGKSDLKEVARFADSLSFSAHKFYGPKGVGGVYLKPGMRWSSFIPGVSHEKGFRPGTVNLPGVVGMTVAAQKAYVNISKHNSHFQMLREVLLKEIEPAQEKFVIYDFTGSYQLPSTLGLRLKGVEGQYIMLECNRLGFAISTGSACSTGLQTVSKTMEALGVTDKKGKEFIRISFGWNTSLEDAKALGKNLLSWPGNSYRSNFFFCRSLC, from the coding sequence GTGGGGAACATTAAATATTTCGATTACGCAGCGTCATGTCCGCTCGACCGGGAAGCGGCAGATGCCTATATAAAAGCCTCAACTGAATACTTTGGCAATTCCCGCAGCCTTCATGATACCGGAAGCGCAGCAGAAGGGCTCCTTGAAAATTGCAGGAGGGAATTGGCTGGAATTTTAGGCGTTAAGAGTGAAGGAATCTATTTTACCAGCGGAGGTACGGAAAGCAATTTTCTTGCAATAGCTGCGTTGCTGTCTGCTTCTGAAAAATCAGGTAAACATATCATAACGGGAATCGCTGAACATTCATCCATTCATAGCGTTTTAGAGAAATTGCGTCTTGAGAAAGGCTATGAAATCACAAAAATCCCTTTTGGCTCAGATGGCCGTATAGACCTGAAAAAATTAAGTTCCGCCGTCAGGGATGATACCGTCTTAGTTACCATACAGCATGGCAATTCTGAAATCGGCACATTGCAGCCTCTCCTTGAGATCAGCGGGATTTGCAGGGATAGGCAAATATTGCTGCATAGTGATTGTGTCCATACGTTTGGCAAATCAGATTTAAAAGAAGTCGCCCGCTTTGCAGATAGCCTGTCCTTTTCTGCACATAAATTTTACGGGCCAAAAGGGGTCGGAGGGGTTTACTTAAAACCAGGTATGCGGTGGAGCTCCTTCATACCCGGAGTTTCACATGAAAAGGGATTCAGGCCTGGCACCGTAAATCTTCCGGGGGTTGTTGGTATGACAGTGGCTGCACAGAAAGCTTATGTAAATATAAGCAAGCATAACAGCCATTTCCAAATGCTGCGGGAAGTTCTGCTGAAGGAAATTGAACCTGCACAGGAGAAATTCGTAATATACGATTTTACAGGCTCTTACCAGCTTCCATCTACTTTGGGACTTCGGCTAAAAGGGGTGGAAGGTCAATACATCATGCTAGAATGCAATAGACTTGGATTTGCCATATCTACAGGAAGTGCATGCAGTACTGGCCTGCAAACTGTCTCAAAAACGATGGAGGCACTGGGAGTTACAGATAAAAAAGGCAAAGAATTTATCAGGATCTCTTTCGGATGGAATACATCGCTTGAGGATGCAAAGGCATTGGGGAAAAACTTGCTATCATGGCCAGGGAACTCGTACCGCTCTAATTTTTTCTTCTGCCGTTCCTTATGTTAG
- the nadA gene encoding quinolinate synthase NadA has translation MNIFQTAEKQANILPEKYRLMTVKELEDRVREIKNRFGSKLFIPGHHYQKDEVIQFADATGDSLKLAQLSQENTEAEYIVFCGVHFMAETADILTSPRQKVILPDMRAGCSMADMADISQTERAWKKLQSMFGDTMLPLTYVNSTAAIKAFVGRYGGATVTSSNAEKMVSWAFEQKPRILFLPDQHLGRNTAYNLGIALEEMAVWNPITDQLEYEGELEDIKVILWKGHCSVHENFTIENVQEVREQYPDMKIIVHPECRREVVELSDMAGSTNFIINAIEQSEPGSSWAIGTEMNLVKRIIAQHQDKKIISLNPHMCPCLTMNRIDLPHLVWSLEAIGEGESQNLIQVEEPTAAYAKLALDRMLERP, from the coding sequence ATGAATATTTTTCAGACAGCAGAAAAACAAGCAAATATTCTCCCGGAAAAATATCGGTTGATGACTGTAAAGGAACTGGAGGATCGGGTAAGAGAGATAAAAAATAGATTTGGGAGTAAGCTGTTCATTCCGGGTCATCATTATCAGAAGGATGAGGTCATACAATTTGCGGATGCTACAGGTGATTCACTCAAGCTTGCCCAGCTTTCACAGGAGAATACAGAGGCAGAATATATTGTATTTTGTGGAGTCCACTTTATGGCTGAAACGGCGGATATATTAACATCTCCACGTCAAAAGGTAATTTTGCCTGATATGCGTGCAGGCTGTTCCATGGCTGATATGGCTGATATCAGCCAAACAGAAAGAGCCTGGAAGAAGCTGCAGAGTATGTTTGGCGATACTATGCTTCCTCTAACATATGTAAACTCTACTGCGGCCATAAAGGCTTTTGTTGGCCGTTATGGGGGAGCGACAGTTACTTCTTCGAATGCTGAAAAAATGGTGAGCTGGGCGTTTGAACAGAAGCCGAGAATTCTTTTTCTGCCTGATCAGCATCTTGGAAGAAATACGGCTTATAACCTGGGAATAGCTCTTGAGGAAATGGCTGTATGGAACCCCATTACAGATCAGCTGGAATATGAAGGGGAGCTCGAGGACATAAAAGTGATTCTTTGGAAAGGCCATTGTTCTGTTCATGAAAACTTTACTATTGAAAATGTCCAAGAAGTCCGAGAACAATATCCCGATATGAAAATCATTGTCCATCCCGAATGCAGGAGAGAAGTGGTGGAGCTTTCCGATATGGCAGGATCAACCAATTTTATAATTAATGCTATTGAACAATCAGAGCCTGGATCTTCCTGGGCAATCGGTACAGAGATGAATTTAGTTAAAAGGATTATCGCTCAGCATCAGGATAAAAAAATTATCTCACTTAACCCGCATATGTGTCCTTGCCTGACCATGAACAGAATCGATTTGCCTCACCTGGTTTGGTCTCTTGAAGCAATCGGAGAGGGTGAAAGCCAAAATCTGATTCAGGTTGAAGAGCCAACGGCGGCGTATGCTAAACTGGCACTTGACAGGATGCTTGAACGTCCATAA
- a CDS encoding transcription repressor NadR, whose product MNEQKKVLGEERRTFLLQLLKESGQPITGGDLAAKTNVSRQVIVGDITLLKARKEPIIATSQGYMYLHQASPASAAERVIACHHDPARTEEELNLLVDHGVTVKDVRIEHPVYGDLTASVMVSTRQEVKQFMDKITFTKASFLSELTDGIHLHTLSAASERKLDEAEKILKEAGFLINLE is encoded by the coding sequence ATGAATGAACAAAAAAAGGTGCTCGGAGAAGAGCGGAGGACCTTTCTGCTTCAGTTGCTGAAAGAAAGCGGACAGCCCATTACAGGTGGCGACCTTGCAGCAAAAACAAATGTAAGCAGACAGGTAATTGTTGGGGATATCACCCTTCTAAAAGCAAGAAAAGAGCCAATCATTGCCACAAGTCAGGGGTATATGTATCTTCATCAGGCCTCTCCCGCATCAGCAGCGGAGCGGGTCATTGCCTGTCATCATGACCCCGCGAGGACTGAAGAGGAATTGAATCTGCTTGTCGATCATGGAGTTACTGTAAAAGATGTAAGAATTGAACATCCCGTCTATGGTGACTTAACTGCATCGGTTATGGTATCTACCCGCCAGGAAGTCAAGCAATTTATGGATAAAATCACTTTCACAAAGGCTTCTTTCTTATCAGAATTAACAGACGGCATCCACCTCCATACTCTATCCGCAGCCTCCGAACGGAAACTCGATGAAGCTGAGAAAATATTAAAAGAAGCGGGATTTCTTATTAACCTGGAATAG